One genomic window of Microbacterium sp. BH-3-3-3 includes the following:
- a CDS encoding GNAT family N-acetyltransferase: MPHIELRDLRDEDRDAAFAALRDSTSTWPRVSIDDRASFDRWVDGDGASVHAIVEDAAVVGVAAALDVDEDREILLAVSPHAGDEAATEALRLLTVREPERPLYACVSADDDPSHAVLARLGFVEHERDGADIVYVLPPTLE, encoded by the coding sequence ATGCCCCACATCGAGCTGCGCGACCTTCGTGACGAGGATCGGGATGCCGCCTTCGCGGCGCTCCGCGACAGTACCTCGACGTGGCCACGGGTGTCGATCGACGACCGCGCCTCGTTCGACCGGTGGGTCGACGGCGACGGCGCGAGTGTGCACGCCATCGTCGAAGACGCCGCGGTCGTGGGGGTCGCCGCCGCACTCGACGTCGACGAAGACCGCGAGATCCTGCTCGCGGTGTCGCCGCACGCGGGCGACGAGGCCGCCACCGAGGCGCTGCGTCTGCTCACCGTGCGCGAACCGGAACGCCCGCTGTACGCCTGCGTGTCCGCCGACGACGATCCTTCGCACGCCGTTCTCGCCCGCCTCGGTTTCGTCGAGCACGAGCGCGACGGCGCCGACATCGTCTACGTCCTGCCGCCGACCCTGGAGTAA
- a CDS encoding GntR family transcriptional regulator, translated as MDTRRRASALVEEAYSALGEAIVDGRLRPGDRLRDVELAELMGISRTPVREALQKLERIGLVEVAANRYTRVSELTDRARTDMREYAAHTIAGAMRVALPRLTAAGMDTAVRHVDAMRDAETSPSYVTAVLALYAHVVAGSRNIVFAKALAQTQLVLRRNLDGWTSIDGDTRGPLFRHLRGQVSARDANGATWTFLALHGFA; from the coding sequence ATGGACACCCGGAGACGCGCTTCTGCGCTCGTCGAGGAGGCGTATTCCGCCCTCGGCGAGGCGATCGTCGACGGGCGCCTGCGACCCGGTGACCGTTTGCGCGACGTCGAATTGGCGGAGCTCATGGGCATCTCTCGCACCCCCGTGCGCGAGGCCCTGCAGAAACTCGAGCGCATCGGCCTCGTGGAGGTCGCCGCCAACCGGTACACCCGCGTCTCGGAGCTGACCGACCGCGCGCGGACCGACATGCGGGAGTACGCCGCGCACACCATCGCGGGGGCGATGCGGGTTGCCCTCCCCCGCCTCACCGCCGCCGGCATGGACACCGCCGTGCGGCACGTCGACGCCATGCGCGACGCCGAGACCTCGCCGTCGTACGTGACGGCCGTGCTCGCCCTGTACGCCCACGTGGTGGCCGGTTCGCGCAATATCGTCTTTGCAAAGGCGCTCGCCCAGACCCAGCTGGTGCTGCGCCGCAATCTCGACGGCTGGACGAGCATCGACGGGGACACCCGCGGCCCCCTGTTCCGACACCTGCGCGGGCAGGTGTCGGCGCGCGACGCGAACGGCGCCACCTGGACGTTCCTCGCCCTGCACGGCTTCGCCTGA
- a CDS encoding GlsB/YeaQ/YmgE family stress response membrane protein: MGFFGFLLLGLLAGAIAKLILPGKQGGGWLITLLLGVVGALLGGFLGGLIFNAPLQDFFSIQTWLLAIGGSIIVLLIYGFITSRRSAR, translated from the coding sequence ATGGGATTCTTCGGATTTCTTCTTCTCGGCCTGCTGGCCGGCGCCATCGCCAAGCTGATCCTGCCCGGTAAGCAGGGCGGCGGCTGGCTCATCACGCTGCTCCTCGGCGTCGTGGGCGCGCTGCTCGGCGGTTTCCTGGGTGGCCTGATCTTCAACGCACCCCTGCAGGACTTCTTCTCGATCCAGACCTGGCTGCTGGCCATCGGCGGCTCGATCATCGTGCTGCTCATCTACGGCTTCATCACCAGCCGCCGCTCCGCGCGCTGA
- a CDS encoding endonuclease/exonuclease/phosphatase family protein — MPNTRRRPFVIALVIGVLLAVICVWPQALGLHRLPLVSNAIPFRGILALVLGALALVATVVAVLRRRWSVAAALAITLAAATVGHGAVLLARGGGSAIAEGDLTVVAWNTYGGGASPESIARLVRETGADVVSLPETDAIAAAAVVGILARDGIEMTHDTVVSEPGDDPVPTSILIATSLGPYERDASAGSTPGVPSGVWRPSDGDGPVLVAAHPLPPLPLIMTEWVEGLDWVAARCAEPDVIVAGDLNATLDHFSGLGRDGGVIGGCRDAAADRGAAAVGTWPVRLPAALAAPIDHVLTGGDWEARGFAVVTGFDDAGSDHRPVVATVSRR; from the coding sequence ATGCCGAACACCCGACGCCGCCCCTTCGTCATCGCGCTGGTGATCGGGGTGCTGCTGGCGGTGATCTGCGTGTGGCCGCAGGCCCTCGGTCTGCACCGGCTGCCCCTCGTGTCGAATGCGATCCCGTTCCGCGGCATCCTGGCCCTCGTTCTCGGTGCTCTTGCGCTCGTGGCCACCGTGGTGGCGGTGCTGCGGCGACGATGGAGCGTGGCAGCGGCCCTCGCGATCACGCTCGCCGCGGCGACGGTCGGTCACGGTGCCGTCCTGCTCGCGCGGGGCGGAGGCAGTGCGATCGCGGAGGGTGATCTGACCGTCGTCGCGTGGAACACCTACGGCGGCGGCGCGTCGCCCGAGAGCATCGCGCGGCTCGTGCGCGAGACGGGGGCCGACGTGGTGAGCCTGCCCGAGACCGATGCGATCGCGGCGGCCGCGGTGGTCGGCATCCTGGCTCGGGATGGTATCGAGATGACGCACGACACCGTCGTGTCGGAGCCGGGCGATGATCCCGTGCCGACCTCGATCCTGATCGCGACCTCGCTCGGCCCGTACGAACGCGACGCGTCGGCGGGATCGACTCCCGGCGTACCGAGCGGCGTGTGGCGGCCGAGCGATGGCGACGGCCCCGTGCTGGTGGCCGCTCACCCTCTGCCCCCGTTGCCGCTGATCATGACCGAGTGGGTCGAGGGGCTGGACTGGGTCGCCGCGCGATGCGCGGAGCCCGACGTCATCGTGGCGGGGGACCTGAACGCGACGCTGGACCACTTCTCGGGGCTGGGTCGCGACGGAGGGGTGATCGGCGGATGCCGCGACGCCGCCGCCGATCGGGGTGCCGCGGCCGTGGGCACCTGGCCCGTGCGGTTGCCAGCCGCGCTCGCCGCACCGATCGACCACGTGCTCACCGGTGGCGACTGGGAGGCACGCGGATTCGCGGTCGTCACTGGCTTCGACGACGCCGGGAGCGACCACCGCCCGGTCGTGGCGACGGTGTCGCGTCGGTGA
- a CDS encoding cold-shock protein — protein MSTQGTVKWFNSEKGFGFIAPDDGGQDVFAHYSAIQSGGYRSLEENQRVEFEVAQGPKGLQAEDIRVI, from the coding sequence ATGAGCACGCAGGGCACGGTCAAGTGGTTCAACTCGGAAAAGGGCTTCGGCTTCATCGCCCCCGATGACGGCGGTCAGGACGTCTTCGCGCACTACAGCGCGATCCAGTCGGGCGGCTACCGCTCGCTCGAAGAGAACCAGCGCGTCGAGTTCGAGGTCGCCCAGGGTCCCAAGGGCCTTCAGGCCGAGGACATCCGCGTCATCTGA